GGTGCTGGGCGCCTTCGCGGTGCAGGCGCTGCGCCGGCGCGACGGCCAAAGCGGCCGCCCGCTGCTGGCCGCGCATCGCGCCGCCGGTCCGCAGGGCCTGTCGGAAGATGAGCTGGACCTGAAGGCGCACAAGCTGATGGAGGGCGAGCGCATCGCCAGCCGCGTCACGCCGATGCTGGGCCTGGTCGCGACCATGATCCCGATGGGCCCGGCGCTGCGCTCGCTGTCCGACGGCAATCTGGCCGCCGTGTCGCAGAACCTCACCGTGGCCTTCTCGGCCGTGATCCTGGCCCTGATCGCCGCGTCGATCACCTTCTGGGTGGTCAATGTGCGCCGCCGCTGGCTGGCCGAGGAGATGCTGGAGATCGGCAAGCTGCGCACGAAGGCGGAGGCCTGAGCCATGGCGCTGAAACTGCTGCACGAAGCCGAGACCGACGACCCGATCCTCTCGGTCGTCAACCTGATCGACATCTTCCTGGTCGTGATCGCCGCGCTGCTGATCACGGTGGCGCAGAACCCGATGATCAACCCGTTCAACGGCAAGCAGGACGTGACCGTGATCACCGATCCGGGCAAGCCGAACATGGAGATCACGGTCAAGAAGGGCGAGAAGATCGAGCGCTACAAGTCCAGCGGCGCGGTCGGCAGCGGCGACGGCGAGAAGGCCGGCGTCGCCTACAAGATGAAGGACGGCTCCATCGTCTACGTCCCCGAGGGCAGCGGCGCCCAGTAAGCGGGTGCTGGCAGGAAAGCGTCCGAAAACGACTGGCCGCGGCCCGGCGGGCATGCGAGGATCGGCGCCTCGTTTGCTCATCGACCCCTTTCGTGAAGAAGGATCGCCCGCCATGCCGACGTCGCCAGAATTCGCCGCCGCCTTCCATGCCCTGCACCGCGGCCCCGAGCCGCTGCGCCTGGTCAACGCCTGGGATCCCGGCAGCGCGCTGCTGATGCAGAGCCTGGGCGCGCCCGCGGTCGCCACCAGCAGCGCCGCGGTGGCCTGGGCCCGGGGCTATGGCGACGGCGACCATCTGCCGATCGAGACCCTGGTGCCCCTGGTCGCGGCGATTACGCGCAAGCTGAAGGTGCCGCTGACGGTGGACTTCGAGGGTGGCTACTCGGCGGACCCGGCCGTGGTCGGCGCCAATGTGGCCGCGCTGATCGATGCCGGCGCGGCGGGCATCAATATCGAGGACGGCAGCGCCGAGCCGGAGCTGCTGTGCCGCAAGACCGAGGCGGTGCGCACGGCCGCCGCGCGCGCCGGCGTGCCTCTGTTCATCAATGCGCGCTGCGATGTCTATCTGCGGGGCCTGGTGCCGCCGGAGCAGCGCGTGGCCGAGCTGCTGGCGCGCGGGCGGCGCTATGTGCAGGCGGGCGCCGACGGCCTGTTCGCGGCCGGCGCGCGCGAGCCGGGCGAGATCGCGGCGATCTGCGCCGGCATGGACGGCACGCCGGTCAACATCCTGGCCATGCCGGGCGTGCCGGCGGCCGCGGAGCTGGCGCGCCTGGGCGTGCGCCGCGTCAGCGCGGGCTCGGGCATCGCCGAGTCGGTCTATGCCCGCATCGCCGCGCTGGCCGGCGATTTCCTGCGCGACGGCGACGGCCAGCCGCTGGGCCGCGAGGCCCTGCCCTATGCGGAGCTGAACGGGCTGATGAGCCGCTAAGGCCCGGTTCACGCCGGTCGAACGGGAGCCGGCTATGCTGTGCCGATGCGTAGCAAGACCTGGCTCCAAGACCTGTCCCTGTCCGCCGCCGTGGCCGGCTTCGTCGCGGTGCTGGTGGGCTTCACCAGCTCGGTGGCGATCGTGTTCCAGGCCGCCCAGGCGCTGGGCGCGACGCCGGCTCAGATCAGCTCCTGGATGTGGGCGTTGGGCCTGGGCATGGGCATCACCAGCCTGGGCTTGTCGCTGTGGACCCGCCAGCCGGTGCTGACCGCCTGGAGCACGCCCGGCGCGGCCCTGCTGGCCGGCACGGCCGGCGTCTCGATGCCGGAGGCGATCGGCGCCTTCCTGATCTGCGGCGCGCTGATCCTGCTGTTCGGCGTGACGCGCTGGTTCGAGAAGTTGATGGACCGCATCCCGCTGGCGGTGGCCTCGGCCCTGCTGGCCGGCGTGCTGGCGCGCTTCGGGCTCGATGCGGTGCTGACGGTCAAGAGCGCGCCGCTGCTGGTGTTGGCGATGGCCGCGGCCTATCTGCTCGGCAAACGCTTCTTCCCGCGCTATGCGGTGCCCGGCGTGCTGCTGACGGGCATCGCGGTCGCGGCGGCGCAGGGGCGCATCCGGCTCTCCGCGGTCGAGTGGGGCTGGGCGCTGCCGGTCTGGACCACGCCGAGCTTCAGCGTCGCGGCCCTGGTGGGCGTGGCGCTGCCGCTGTTCCTGGTGACGATGGCCTCGCAGAACCTGCCCGGCGTCGCGGCGCAGCGCGCCTCCGGCTACCAGACCCCGG
This genomic stretch from Roseateles sp. DAIF2 harbors:
- a CDS encoding benzoate/H(+) symporter BenE family transporter — protein: MRSKTWLQDLSLSAAVAGFVAVLVGFTSSVAIVFQAAQALGATPAQISSWMWALGLGMGITSLGLSLWTRQPVLTAWSTPGAALLAGTAGVSMPEAIGAFLICGALILLFGVTRWFEKLMDRIPLAVASALLAGVLARFGLDAVLTVKSAPLLVLAMAAAYLLGKRFFPRYAVPGVLLTGIAVAAAQGRIRLSAVEWGWALPVWTTPSFSVAALVGVALPLFLVTMASQNLPGVAAQRASGYQTPVSPSITVTGLATFLLAPFGGYAFNLAAITAAICMGREAHEDPARRYTAAVMAGLFYIAVGLAGGAVVGLLVAFPRELVAAVAGLALLGTIAGGLAGALKEEQHRDAAILTFLVTLSGVSLLGIGSAFWGVVAGSLALLVQRLRR
- a CDS encoding DUF2149 domain-containing protein → MKLLHEAETDDPILSVVNLIDIFLVVIAALLITVAQNPMINPFNGKQDVTVITDPGKPNMEITVKKGEKIERYKSSGAVGSGDGEKAGVAYKMKDGSIVYVPEGSGAQ
- a CDS encoding isocitrate lyase/phosphoenolpyruvate mutase family protein; protein product: MPTSPEFAAAFHALHRGPEPLRLVNAWDPGSALLMQSLGAPAVATSSAAVAWARGYGDGDHLPIETLVPLVAAITRKLKVPLTVDFEGGYSADPAVVGANVAALIDAGAAGINIEDGSAEPELLCRKTEAVRTAAARAGVPLFINARCDVYLRGLVPPEQRVAELLARGRRYVQAGADGLFAAGAREPGEIAAICAGMDGTPVNILAMPGVPAAAELARLGVRRVSAGSGIAESVYARIAALAGDFLRDGDGQPLGREALPYAELNGLMSR
- a CDS encoding MotA/TolQ/ExbB proton channel family protein, producing the protein MSSSLEHSMYLVAQLFLLPTLALIAILFLYAFWVLGAFAVQALRRRDGQSGRPLLAAHRAAGPQGLSEDELDLKAHKLMEGERIASRVTPMLGLVATMIPMGPALRSLSDGNLAAVSQNLTVAFSAVILALIAASITFWVVNVRRRWLAEEMLEIGKLRTKAEA